A genomic window from Gemmatimonadaceae bacterium includes:
- a CDS encoding ADOP family duplicated permease, whose product MSFIHGTIHRLRVLWRGEAYASDVQREMEFHRELQAQAGHASPRQFGNASYYREATRETSALRWLDRLRQDLTYTVRALRRTPAFTLAVVITLALGVGVNAAMFSIFDAMFLRTPAGVPAPRALRRLYHLAHSSDPREAPRAWPTVTYPAYRAIAAANPGVPLAAASGPDSATMEIDGARMHAGVTEVSGNYFDVLSMRAQIGRFFAGDETAIETPTFVAVISDALWHSRFNGDVGVLGRKIKIGQRAFTIVGVTPRHFRGLDLDAGDVWVPLNTHIGQFMGASGPWYTNMSSMVTVVARLSPRVDERAFLGRATNAYRGVHLQYMADDPRAEVLDGSIVSALGPAKPAAEVIVAKRVSWIALIVLVIACANVVNLLLLRASRRRRELAVRRALGVSHGRLLMQMTTESVTLALVGGAVATVVAQVAGTALRRLMLPGIHWSTPVVEWRTAMFILATSIVVGLAVGVFPALNGLRTNVIDALRAGNRDAAYHASRLRGFSLVVQTALCIVLLVGAGLFLRSLNNVETIPLGYDGNGLLFLQPSFPDGAFAHGEDLRRAMPALVDQLRRVRGVTNVSLSSNAPMEGITFQEVFVPGRDSLPRIGPFGTPAGNSIGPSFFAATGMSLVAGRGIGAGDREGAPLVVVINETMAHAVWPAESPLGKCLMFGKRDGPCVTVVGVARDAHARRIIEARSMMYYRPLQQQKSAPMTLEVRVSGNSAGEVRAAAERLIRELMPASDGVEVRALSDLMARELRPWRLGASLFTAFGILSLIVAGFGIYSVVAYGASQRTNEMGIRIALGARTRDILDLVLADGARTVGIGAAIGVAAALIGGKLVGAFLFGVTPRDPSVMIGATVLLIALAIIASLVPGLRAARVDPAGALRAE is encoded by the coding sequence ATGTCGTTCATCCACGGCACCATTCATCGGCTGCGCGTCCTGTGGCGCGGCGAAGCGTACGCATCCGACGTGCAGCGCGAGATGGAGTTCCATCGCGAGCTGCAGGCGCAGGCTGGTCATGCCTCGCCCCGGCAATTCGGCAACGCGAGCTACTACCGCGAGGCGACGCGAGAAACGTCGGCGCTGCGGTGGCTCGATCGCCTGCGGCAGGATCTGACGTACACGGTTCGTGCGCTGCGCCGCACGCCCGCGTTCACGCTGGCGGTGGTCATCACGCTCGCGCTGGGCGTGGGCGTCAACGCGGCGATGTTCTCGATCTTCGACGCGATGTTCCTGCGCACGCCCGCCGGCGTCCCCGCGCCGCGCGCGCTGCGGCGGCTGTATCACCTTGCGCATTCCAGCGATCCTCGTGAAGCGCCGCGGGCATGGCCCACGGTGACCTATCCGGCCTATCGCGCCATCGCGGCCGCGAATCCGGGCGTTCCACTCGCCGCGGCGAGCGGTCCGGACTCCGCCACGATGGAGATCGACGGCGCACGGATGCATGCCGGTGTGACCGAAGTGTCGGGCAACTACTTCGACGTCCTCTCGATGCGCGCGCAAATCGGCCGCTTCTTTGCGGGCGACGAGACCGCGATCGAAACGCCCACGTTCGTCGCGGTCATCAGCGACGCGTTGTGGCATTCGCGCTTCAACGGCGATGTTGGCGTGTTGGGCCGCAAGATCAAGATCGGCCAGCGCGCGTTCACGATCGTCGGCGTCACGCCGCGCCATTTCCGCGGCCTCGATCTGGATGCAGGGGACGTCTGGGTTCCGCTCAACACGCACATCGGACAGTTCATGGGCGCGAGCGGCCCATGGTACACCAACATGAGCTCCATGGTGACCGTCGTCGCGCGATTGAGCCCCCGCGTCGACGAGCGTGCATTCCTGGGTCGCGCGACGAACGCCTATCGCGGCGTCCACCTGCAATACATGGCCGACGACCCGCGAGCCGAAGTGCTTGACGGTTCGATCGTGAGCGCGCTCGGACCGGCGAAGCCTGCCGCCGAGGTGATCGTAGCGAAGCGGGTGTCGTGGATTGCGCTCATCGTGCTCGTCATCGCCTGCGCGAACGTCGTGAATCTCTTGCTGCTCCGCGCATCGCGCCGGCGCCGCGAGCTTGCCGTCCGCCGCGCGCTCGGCGTCTCGCACGGACGATTGTTGATGCAAATGACGACGGAGAGCGTGACGCTCGCACTCGTCGGCGGCGCGGTCGCGACGGTCGTCGCGCAAGTCGCCGGCACCGCGCTGCGCCGCCTGATGTTGCCCGGCATTCACTGGTCCACGCCTGTCGTGGAATGGCGCACCGCGATGTTCATTCTCGCCACGAGCATCGTGGTTGGATTGGCGGTGGGCGTCTTTCCCGCGCTGAATGGGTTGCGCACCAACGTGATCGACGCGCTGCGCGCGGGCAATCGTGATGCGGCGTATCACGCGTCGCGGCTGCGGGGCTTCTCGCTCGTCGTACAGACGGCGCTCTGCATCGTGCTGCTCGTCGGTGCCGGTTTGTTCCTCCGCAGCTTGAACAACGTCGAAACGATTCCACTGGGCTACGACGGTAATGGACTGTTGTTTCTCCAACCGTCCTTTCCGGACGGCGCGTTCGCACACGGCGAGGATCTGAGGCGTGCCATGCCGGCGCTCGTCGATCAGTTACGTCGCGTCCGTGGCGTGACGAACGTGTCGCTCTCCTCGAACGCGCCGATGGAGGGCATCACCTTTCAGGAGGTCTTCGTGCCCGGCCGCGATTCGCTGCCGCGCATTGGGCCGTTCGGCACGCCGGCTGGGAATTCCATCGGTCCATCATTCTTCGCGGCGACTGGAATGTCGCTCGTCGCGGGGCGCGGCATCGGCGCTGGCGATCGCGAGGGAGCACCGCTGGTGGTGGTCATCAACGAGACGATGGCGCACGCGGTGTGGCCCGCGGAGTCGCCGCTGGGCAAATGCCTGATGTTCGGCAAGCGCGACGGCCCGTGCGTGACGGTCGTCGGCGTGGCGCGCGACGCGCACGCGAGACGCATCATCGAAGCACGATCGATGATGTATTATCGCCCGCTGCAGCAGCAGAAGAGCGCGCCGATGACGCTCGAGGTGCGCGTGAGCGGGAACAGTGCCGGCGAAGTACGGGCCGCGGCGGAGCGTCTCATCCGCGAGCTGATGCCGGCGTCGGACGGCGTCGAGGTTCGCGCGCTCAGCGACCTCATGGCGCGCGAGCTGAGGCCGTGGCGCCTGGGTGCGTCGCTGTTCACGGCGTTCGGAATTCTCTCACTCATCGTCGCGGGATTCGGCATCTACAGCGTCGTGGCATACGGCGCGAGCCAGCGCACGAACGAGATGGGCATTCGCATCGCGCTCGGCGCCAGGACCAGGGACATTCTCGATCTCGTGCTCGCGGACGGCGCGCGCACGGTCGGGATCGGCGCGGCGATCGGAGTCGCGGCGGCGTTGATCGGCGGCAAGCTGGTCGGCGCGTTCCTGTTCGGCGTCACGCCGCGCGATCCAAGCGTGATGATCGGCGCGACCGTGCTGCTCATCGCGCTCGCGATCATCGCGTCGCTCGTGCCCGGATTGCGCGCGGCGCGCGTCGATCCCGCGGGAGCGCTGCGAGCCGAATAG
- a CDS encoding PadR family transcriptional regulator: MSPRSSDRADASLPVGTLDMLILRTLTLGPLHGYAIAQHIAQISDGVLSVEQGSLYPALERLLNQGWVTAKWAESPTKRQARYYTITRAGHKQLHDRVEEYDRVSAAIARILRHV, translated from the coding sequence ATGTCCCCTCGCAGCTCGGACAGGGCCGACGCGTCACTGCCCGTCGGTACGCTCGACATGCTCATTCTGCGGACGCTGACGCTCGGCCCGCTGCACGGCTACGCGATCGCGCAGCACATCGCGCAAATCTCGGACGGCGTGTTGAGCGTGGAGCAAGGCTCCCTCTACCCTGCCCTCGAGCGCCTGCTCAACCAGGGATGGGTCACCGCCAAGTGGGCGGAATCGCCGACCAAGCGCCAGGCGCGCTACTACACCATCACGCGCGCGGGCCACAAGCAGCTCCACGATCGCGTCGAGGAATACGATCGCGTCTCGGCAGCTATCGCTCGCATTCTGCGCCACGTCTGA